The proteins below are encoded in one region of Mycobacteriales bacterium:
- a CDS encoding DEAD/DEAH box helicase — translation MKVLHEGPPPSWLGGCTDQALRVRLGADTWARGAAYARDRAVQSVETRAQGLVLHATVRGSRSRSYSTLVRAHQVRRGGGSVDWTGHCTCPIQVDCKHVAAVLLATRDRLSGAPAPVSSWESQLADVVHPVASASTIPPLGLQLEVVGTAPARLRLRPVRPGKAGRWVRTGMSWRDLDSTYGSAPVRPEQQAVARSILAAFRGRQASYYSPYSDVSVHLDDLGPSGWRLLTEAQEAGIALVGTQPEQSVRLSAEPAVVLLDVRRDQPDADLHLVPTVRVVGEPDLPDSRLRLVGSPAHGLFVDAPEDLLLAPFSQPLDDGTSRLLHSGALRVPAPDAPRFLSRYYPALRQRVTVESRDGSVELPTIEPPSLALAVDFQPGHRTALQWSFSYAAEGESVRVPLDAAQEDGAAEVVRDAAAERALLAALTELPNLPGLWEVDEGRRRPAANALLTGLATARFVDQALPALLEDENVTVHVTGTPAEYLEAEDTPLIVVSASDAADGHPDWFDLSVEVSVAGQSVPLSPLITALARDEEQLILDSGTWFRLDHPELQALRRIIEEARSLQDRESTGLRVTPYQAGLWEELAGLGVVEHQSERWSRTVGGLLALEELPRPEPPLKLQATLRPYQLDGYHWLSLLWDCQLGGILADDMGLGKTLQTLAMATRAYEQGTLGGEAGPLLIVAPTSVVAAWASEAERFCPDLAVVAITQTEHRSGRVLAEQAAGAHLVVTSYALFRIDEETYRGLTWSGLVLDEAQFVKNHQAKTYQCARRLPAPFKLAITGTPLENSLMDLWSMLSITAPGLFPDPQTFTDLYRRPIESGSSPEQLATLRRRIRPLMLRRTKDQVATDLPPKVEQVLEVELNPKHRKVYDKHLQRERQRVLGLLDDLQRHRFQIFRSLTLLRQLSLDPSLVDDQYAGRIRSSKIDVLMEQLREVVDEGHRVLVFSQFTGFLSLVRSRLEQEGIGHCYLDGRTRNRPKRIAEFTSGDAPVFLISLKAGGVGLTLTEADYVFVLDPWWNPATEAQAVDRAHRIGQDKTVMVYRLVATGTIEEKVVALQQRKRDLFAQVVDDDAMTGGALTAEDIRGLFA, via the coding sequence GTGAAGGTCCTCCACGAGGGTCCGCCGCCGTCCTGGCTGGGGGGCTGCACCGACCAGGCGTTGCGGGTCAGGCTGGGAGCAGACACCTGGGCCAGAGGGGCCGCCTACGCGCGGGACCGCGCCGTGCAGAGCGTGGAGACGCGGGCGCAGGGTCTGGTCCTGCACGCCACCGTCCGCGGCAGCCGCTCCCGCAGCTACTCGACCCTGGTCCGGGCGCACCAGGTGCGACGGGGCGGCGGTTCCGTCGACTGGACGGGGCACTGCACCTGCCCGATTCAGGTCGACTGCAAGCACGTCGCCGCCGTCCTGCTCGCCACGAGGGACCGGCTGTCGGGAGCTCCTGCTCCGGTCAGCTCCTGGGAGAGCCAGCTCGCCGATGTCGTCCATCCTGTCGCCAGCGCGTCCACGATCCCCCCGCTCGGGTTGCAACTCGAGGTGGTCGGTACGGCGCCGGCGCGGCTGCGGCTGCGCCCGGTCCGACCGGGCAAGGCCGGCCGCTGGGTGAGGACCGGGATGTCCTGGCGCGACCTGGACAGCACCTACGGGTCGGCGCCGGTACGACCGGAGCAGCAGGCGGTGGCCCGCTCCATCCTGGCTGCCTTCCGCGGGCGCCAGGCGTCGTACTACTCGCCGTACAGCGACGTGTCGGTCCACCTCGACGATCTCGGGCCGAGCGGGTGGCGGCTGCTGACGGAGGCGCAGGAGGCGGGTATCGCGCTGGTCGGGACGCAGCCGGAGCAGTCGGTGCGGTTGTCGGCCGAGCCGGCGGTGGTGCTGCTCGACGTCCGGCGGGACCAGCCGGATGCCGACCTCCACCTCGTCCCGACCGTGCGGGTGGTCGGGGAGCCCGACCTGCCGGACAGCCGGCTGCGCCTGGTCGGGAGCCCCGCGCACGGGCTGTTCGTGGACGCGCCCGAGGATCTGCTGCTCGCACCGTTCTCCCAGCCGCTGGACGACGGGACCTCGCGGCTGCTCCACTCGGGGGCGCTGCGGGTGCCTGCTCCCGACGCTCCGCGCTTCCTGAGCCGCTACTACCCAGCCCTCCGGCAGCGGGTCACGGTGGAGAGCCGCGACGGCAGCGTCGAGCTGCCCACCATCGAGCCCCCGAGCCTCGCGCTCGCTGTCGACTTCCAGCCGGGGCACCGCACGGCGCTGCAGTGGTCGTTCAGCTACGCCGCCGAGGGGGAGAGCGTCCGCGTGCCGCTGGACGCGGCGCAGGAGGACGGCGCCGCGGAGGTGGTCCGCGACGCTGCTGCCGAGCGGGCGCTGCTCGCCGCCCTGACCGAGCTGCCGAACCTCCCAGGCCTGTGGGAGGTCGACGAGGGCCGGCGTCGCCCGGCGGCGAACGCGCTGCTGACCGGTCTCGCCACCGCGCGCTTCGTCGACCAGGCGCTGCCGGCCCTGCTCGAGGACGAGAACGTCACGGTGCACGTCACCGGCACCCCGGCGGAGTACCTCGAGGCCGAGGACACGCCGCTCATCGTGGTGTCCGCCTCCGACGCGGCCGACGGGCACCCGGACTGGTTCGACCTGTCCGTGGAGGTCTCCGTGGCCGGGCAGTCCGTGCCACTCAGCCCGCTGATCACCGCTCTCGCGCGGGACGAGGAGCAGCTGATCCTGGACAGCGGCACCTGGTTCCGGCTGGACCACCCGGAGCTGCAGGCGCTGCGCCGGATCATCGAGGAGGCCCGGTCGCTGCAGGACAGGGAGAGCACCGGCCTGCGCGTGACCCCCTACCAGGCGGGGCTGTGGGAGGAGCTGGCCGGCCTGGGCGTGGTGGAGCACCAGAGCGAGCGCTGGTCCCGTACGGTCGGCGGCCTGCTCGCCCTGGAGGAGCTGCCGCGTCCCGAGCCGCCACTGAAGCTGCAGGCGACGCTACGGCCTTACCAGCTGGACGGCTACCACTGGCTGTCGCTGCTCTGGGACTGCCAGCTCGGCGGGATCCTGGCCGACGACATGGGGCTGGGCAAGACGCTGCAGACCCTCGCGATGGCCACCCGTGCCTACGAGCAGGGCACCCTCGGTGGCGAGGCTGGTCCGCTGCTGATCGTCGCGCCGACCAGCGTGGTGGCCGCCTGGGCGAGCGAGGCCGAGCGCTTCTGCCCCGACCTGGCCGTCGTGGCCATCACGCAGACCGAGCACCGCAGCGGCCGGGTGCTGGCCGAGCAGGCGGCCGGAGCTCACCTGGTCGTCACCTCGTACGCCCTCTTCCGGATCGACGAGGAGACCTACCGCGGGCTGACGTGGAGCGGGCTGGTGCTGGACGAGGCGCAGTTCGTCAAGAACCACCAGGCCAAGACCTACCAGTGCGCCCGGCGGCTGCCGGCACCGTTCAAGCTGGCGATCACGGGGACTCCGCTGGAGAACTCGCTGATGGACCTGTGGTCGATGCTGTCCATCACGGCTCCCGGGCTGTTCCCCGACCCGCAGACCTTCACCGACCTCTACCGCAGGCCGATCGAGAGCGGCTCCTCACCTGAGCAGCTGGCCACTCTGCGCCGGCGCATCCGACCCCTGATGCTGCGCCGGACCAAGGACCAGGTCGCGACCGACCTGCCGCCCAAGGTCGAGCAGGTCCTCGAGGTGGAGCTCAATCCCAAGCACCGCAAGGTCTACGACAAGCACCTGCAGCGCGAGCGGCAGCGGGTGCTGGGCCTGCTGGACGACCTGCAGCGCCACCGGTTCCAGATCTTCCGGTCCCTCACCCTCCTGCGCCAGCTGAGCCTGGACCCCTCCCTGGTCGACGACCAGTACGCCGGCAGGATCCGGTCCAGCAAGATCGACGTCCTGATGGAGCAGCTGCGCGAGGTGGTCGACGAGGGGCACCGGGTGCTGGTCTTCAGCCAGTTCACCGGCTTCCTGTCCCTGGTCCGGTCCCGGCTCGAGCAGGAGGGCATCGGCCACTGCTACCTCGACGGCCGCACCCGCAACCGGCCGAAGCGGATCGCTGAATTCACCTCAGGGGACGCCCCAGTCTTCCTCATCAGCCTGAAGGCCGGCGGGGTGGGGCTGACCCTGACGGAGGCCGACTACGTCTTCGTGCTCGACCCGTGGTGGAACCCGGCGACCGAGGCGCAGGCGGTCGACCGCGCGCACCGGATCGGCCAGGACAAGACGGTGATGGTCTACCGGCTGGTCGCGACCGGGACGATCGAGGAGAAGGTGGTGGCGCTGCAGCAGCGCAAGCGCGACCTGTTCGCCCAGGTGGTCGACGACGACGCGATGACGGGTGGCGCGCTGACGGCCGAGGACATCCGCGGCTTGTTCGCCTGA